In the genome of Parafrankia irregularis, the window CTCGAGGGGAAAGCCGTGCCCGCGATGGTGGCACTGCGCCAACCAGTGGGAAACGGAAGACCGAGCAGCTCGGACCTGAACGCGTCCGACAGCGGGCCGGGATCAGCCTTGACGTGTGTGCCCAGGTCAAGGACGAGGTCGACCTCACCAGGTGCGACTCGCAACAACGCCAGGAGCTTGGTCAGCCTGGCCCCGTTGTCGACGGACGGCCACTCGTCCGGCGGCAGTCGGAGGCAGACGCCCAGCCCGTGTCGGTGATTCACCTCGGCGACGGCCGCGTTGTAGAGCTCGGTCTGGTTCAGAGACGTCGTTGGGATGGGCTCGAGGCCGAACTGGGCGAGGTCGTCGACAAAGGCCCCGAGGAGGTGGGTGCCCACACCCGACCGTTCGTTCCGGAAGTGCCTGAGATCGACGAACGCCGGTCCGGTCCAACTGTCGGCGATGCCCAGGAGCAGGTTATCGAGGTGCTTGCCGACCGTGTTCTTCGGCTCCTTCGTCTTGAAGTCCCTCGGCACGGGCGGGGCCACCAGCATCGGGATCATTCCCGAACGCGTCTGGCGGGACGCCTCCCGGAGAGCTTCCCGCTCACCACCTCTCGCCAGCAGGATCGGCACATACCGCAATCCACCAGCCACAGGAGATCTCCCGTCGCGTTCGGGGATCAGGTCTACTCATCCAGTAACAGGATTCCACGCCTTTCGTGACGGCTCTGCCACTTCTGGTATTTGGCCCCCGGGTCGACCTTTTCCTCGTCGACGGCGCCGGGCTGGCTCTCGTCTACGACGCGACCCGATCCGCCCGCGATCTTGCGACCTACTACGTCGCGGGGTCAGGGCGACCGCGACGGGAGAATGCCCGTCGAGCAGGGACGGCAGCGTGAACCTGACGATCACGAGATAGCTGAGGACGAGGCCGACGAGCGCGGCCAGCCCGCGCCAACGGGCAACCGCGACAACCACGGCGGCGGCGAGGAACGCGATCCAGCCGATGGGCGCTCGCCTCGGTACCCCTAACCACCGCGATCGCCGCACGCCGCCTCACGACGACACCCCCCAAGCGCACAATCCCCTCCGGCCGTCGCGGACACGGCCGACACGGCTCCTGGTGTCACGTCGACACCGACACCCAACCCCTCCCTATCGGTCCACCCAGAAGACCGGGCGGTTCCGCCCGCGGGCCGGCCGGTTCTTGCCGCGGGCGAGGGCCCGGCCGGGGACGGCGTCGGCCGGATGCCCGGCCCGTCCCTGTTCCGCGCCGGCGGTCGCGCACCTGTCGGGCTATCGAAAATGAATACCGTTATCCTTGCGGTGAGTGCGCGCCACGGGGCGCTCGCGGGCGGCCCTGGCACCGTGCGCTCCGGGCGGGCCTGCCGGCGTCCCTGGCTCCCTGTTCGTCCGACCTGATTCGTGTTCGTCCGACCTGATTCGCGGCAGCGCCGCCACGACATCGAGGAACATCGCCATGAAGATCGCTTTCGTCGGCAAGGGTGGCAGCGGGAAGACCACGCTGTCCTCGCTCGTCGCCCGCCACCTCGTTGGCCAGGGCCGCGCCGTGCTGGCCCTGGATGCCGACATCAACCAGCACCTGGCGGTTGCTCTCGGCCTCGACGAGCACCTCGCGGCGTCGATACCCACGCTTGGCGACCATCTCGACCTGATCAAGGATTACCTGCGCGGTGACAACCCGCGTATCCCGTCCGCCCGTGAGATGGTCAAGACGACGCCGCCCGGCCACGGCTCACGGCTGCTCACCGTCACCGGGCCCAGCCCGATCCACGAGCGGCTCAGCGTCGACGCGAACGGGGTCCGCCTCATGGTCACCGGAGCGTTCACCGAGGAGGACCTCGGCGTGGCGTGCTACCACTCCAAGGTCGGCGCGGTCGAGCTCCTGCTCAACCATCTGATCGACGGGCCCGACGAGCATGTTGTCGTCGACATGACCGCCGGTGCGGACGCGTTCGCCTCCGGGCTGTTCACTCGTTTCGACCGGACCTTTCTCGTCGCCGAGCCCACCCGCAAGGGCGTCGCCGTCCACGAGCAGTACCGCCGGTATGCCGCCGATCACGGCATACCGATCTCCGTCATCGGTAACAAGATCCATGACGAGCGGGACGTGGCGTTCCTGCGTGACCATGTCGGCGACGATTTGCTCGTCCACCTGGAGCAGTCGGCCGCGGTCCGGGCCCAGGAACAGGGCAGCCCGGCCGGTGCGGTCGCTCTGGAAGCCGCCAACGTGGCGGCCCTGGACTGCATCGTCGCCGCCATCGAGGGCACCAAGCGCGACTGGGACCGTCTGCACCGGCAGATGATCGAGTTTCATGTGAAGAACGCCCGCTCCTGGGCGAACGACGCGGTCGGCACCGACCTGTCCTGCCAGATCGACCCCGACTTCAGGCTGGACGCCCGGGCCGTACTGACGGCGGCCGTCTGAGCGAGGACGATGGCCATCTCTATCGGAGGAAGTTCCTGCGGTTCGACGGCCGTAGCCGATCAACGGACGGTGTCAGGCCATCACCTTTCGGCCCGGCGGGGGCCGAGCCGCCGCGGTGGGCCAGGGCGAGTGTCGCGCCGGCGGCGAGGAGGACCGCGAGGGCAGCGAAACCGTAGGTGAGGGTGGTGAGGGAGGCTACGGCGGCGACAAGCAGCGGGCCGCCGGCGTCGCCGAGTTCGCGGCCGAGTTCGGCGGAGCCCATGGTCTGGCCGAGGCGTTCGGTGGGGGCGCCTGCGGCCAGCGCGGCGAAGCCCAGCGGCATGATCAGGCCGGTGCCCACGCCGATAAGGGTGGCGCCGGCGAGTACGCCCGTCAGGCCGGGCAGCATGGCGGCGGCGAGGCCGGCGGCGGTGATCGCCAGTCCCGCGGCCAGGCCGGCGCGGGTCGTGAGACGTTTCTGGTCGAGGGCGCGGCCGGCCCGTGGCTGGGTGAGCGCGGCGCAGGCGGCGAGCACGGACACCGCCGCGCCGGTGGCCAGGGTGCCCAGCCCGGCCGCCCGGCCTGTGACGGGCAGGAAGCCGACCCCGACGGACAGGGCCGCGGTCGCCGCGGCCAGTGCTCCGGTCGGGGCGAGAAACGTCGGGTCGGCGAGCCGCCGGGCGAGATCGAGTACCGTCTGTCGGGTCTTGGGGAGCGGCGGTACGACGGGCACGGCCAGCGCGGCCCACAGGGCGACCGCCGCGCCGAGCGCCGCGAGGACCGCGAACAGCAGCCGCAGGCCGCCGGCCCACACCAGCACTCCACCGAGCAGTGGGCCGAGGGTGTAGCCGATCGACTTGTAGAAGCCGTAGGAGCCGAAGGCCCGGCCGTGTCTGGCGGCGGGGTTGAGCCGGGCGACCAGGGCGGAGGCCGACGGTGAGAAGGCCGACGCCGCGGCGCCCTGGCCGAGGCGGGCGGCCCACAGCCAGCCGGGGCTGTCCGCGACGGCGTACAGCGCGGAGGCGAGGGCGAAGGCCACCAGGCCACCGAGCAGCACTGGGCGGGCTCCAATGCGGTCCGCGAGGCTGCCGAACAGAGGCTTGAGCAGCACCTCGGCGCCGTCGTACAGGGCGAGCAGCCCGCCGAGCACCAGCAGCGAGGTGACCGCGTCGTCGGAGAAGCCGCCGAGATTGGCCGCGATGCCGTGGGCGCCGAAGGCGGTGGTGAACCCCGCCGCGTACAGCGGCCACATCTGCCGCGGGGGAGCCGGATGCGCGTGCGCTGGCGGGGTCATCGGTGCTGGCCGGGTCATCGGTCGTGCAGGGCGCGGAAGACGCGCTCGGCGTAGTCCTCGCAGGCGGCGGCGCACTCCCTGAGCCGTATGCCGGCCTGGGCCGCCTCCGGCGCGCCGAAGACGTCGCGCGCGGTCAGGTCGCGGTGCCAGCGCCGCAGCCGCTCCAGGGACTGCTCCTCCTCCTCAAGCTCGGCCAGAGTGAACTTGGCGGTGCTGATCTCCCTGGCCAGCTCTGCGCCGTACTTGTCGCAGTCGGCCAGGAACTCCGCCCAGTCCGCGGACCGTGCGGCGGTGAACAGTGCCTGGAAGCGGGCGACGTCCTCGGGGCCGCGCCCGGCTGCGTTCAGGGCCAGGGCCTGCCCGCCGGCCTGCTTGGTCTGCGCGAGAGCGTTGGCGATGCCATCGGCGAAAACCGGTACGTCCGGCACGGCCCACACGCCCTGGCCGAGCAGTAGCGCGCCGATCCTGCGCAGTTCCCGCCAGACTGCCACCCGATGCCGGGATGGTTCCGCCGGCATTTTGATCACAAGGACGAGCCAACGACTCTCCCGATCGGCATCCGTCACGCTTCAAAATGTATCAGCGGTTACAAAAACGATCAGTGCTGTCGGATAACTGGTAGGCCCTGAGTGTCCGCTTCCCGTTAGCGACAGCGGAAATCGCCTGGCCAAGGTCGTCACGGCGGTCGCGGGGCCGGCGCGGCTGACACGCGCCCGCCGGTAGGGAGCAGCCGCGGAACGACGCGGACGTAGGCGGCCATGCCGACGAACTCGACGAGGGTCTGGGTGACGACAGCGACGGCGGCCAAGGCGAGGTGGTCGGGCAGAGCGAGGGCGAGTGGGAGCACGACGAGGGAGTTGCGGGTGGCGCCGGTGAACACGATCGCCCGGCTGGCGGGGACGTCGAGACGGAACAGGCGGGCGACGGCGAGCCCGGCGCCGGCCACCACCAGCAGGAACAGTACGTAGAAAGGCACCAGCCCGACGAAAGGCACCAGCCCGACGAGGTCGGCGAGGTTGTCGTCCAGTTCAGGAATCTGGGAGGCGACGACGGTGACCAGGGTGGCGACCATCAGCGGCACCATGAGTGTTCCCGCCCCGGCCATGACGGCTCGTCCACTGCGGCGGCGGGCAGCCCACGCCTGGACCGTCCAGGCCAGGCCGAGTGGCAGCACGATGAGGACGGCGAAGGCTGCGAGAGGCACCGTCCTGCCCGGCCCACCACAGCTGTCCGCTCATCCTGACCCGGTCGTCCCCGCGCTGAGACCGGCAGGTCCGCGGGCTTGCATCCGGTACCCGGGTACAGCCTTACCGTCGAGGCGTGAACGCCGGCACACGGCGCGACCAGGCCTGACAGGAGAAGCCCGATGTCCTCCACCGGAGATGTGCCGTACATGGACGCCTGCACGCTGCCGAGTACCGCCCGGCCGCTGCGGATCGCCGAGTTCGACGCCCTGTTCGCGGCCACCCTGCACCGGACGGAACGCGTCAACGCCCGCCATCTGCGGCTGACCCTGACCGGACGTGACGGGCTGAAGGAGACCGTCCGCGACCTGACTGACCGGGAAAGCCGGTGCTGTTCGTTCTTCACCTTCACCGTGACTCCCGCCGGCGACCAGGTCGTCCTCGACGTCGAGGTGCCTGACACACAGACCGCGGTACTCGACGGCCTGGCCACGCTTGCCGCCGAAGCCGCACCTGCGGCCCGATGATCGGGGAAGGGCTGCGTTCCGGTGAGCTGGCCGCCGCGGCCGGGGTGAACCCCCAGACCCTGCGCTACTACGAACGGCGAGGGCTGCTCGCCGAACCGGAACGAACCCCTGGCGGGCACCGGCTCTACCCACCTGACGCGGTGACCCTGCTCGGCGTGATCAAGGCCGCGCAGCGGCTCGGGTTCACCCTCGACGAGGTCGCCGACCTGCTCGACACCGGCCGCCGCCGACATCCCGCCGGGGCGCTGAAGGAACGCGCACTGGCCAAACTCGACGAGATCAACAGCAGGATCCGCGACCTGGAAACGATCAGAGCCGCGCTGGTGGGCGTGGTCGAGGCCGGCTGCGACAGTCTCACCGACTGCACCTGCCCGGACTGCCCCCTGCCCTACATCGAGATCGCCCGACGGCCACCCGGCCGTTCCGAAACCATCCCACCGGGCCCAGCCATCTCGCCCAGCCCCGCCGCCCGCACGAGGAGCGAACCGTGACCGCCACACCCACCGACCCCCGGACCACCGTGTCGCCGACCGCCGCGGGACCGTTCGAGATCCGGACAGCCTCGGAGCAGCCCTTTTCCTCAGCCCGATCCCGGACGTCGCGCCGGGCTGCCATGTCGATGCGGCTGGCGATACTCGCCTGCGCCGCGTGCTGCTCGCTGCCGCTCCTGGTCGGCGTGGGACTGCTCACCGCCGGAACCGCCGCCGCGATCAACCAGACTCTGAGCGGCGCCGCGATCGCATTGGCCGTCCTCGCGGTGCTGTTTCTGGGATGGCGCCAACGCCGCAGGATCGCCGAGCGAACCGCGGCCGGCAGGTCCTGTGGCTGCGACGGAGGACGCGCCTGCTGACCCCCGACAGAACCGTACGGGGTCGTCGGGCCGTCTGCGGATGAGGGGTGACGCCTGCCGCGACCAGCCCGCCGACCACCGCTCCTCACGGTCCGACGGACGGTTCCGGTTCCTGCGCGGGTGGTTGGCCGGGGGCGTCCTGCGG includes:
- a CDS encoding YibE/F family protein, whose product is MRRSRWLGVPRRAPIGWIAFLAAAVVVAVARWRGLAALVGLVLSYLVIVRFTLPSLLDGHSPVAVALTPRRSRSQDRGRIGSRRRREPARRRRRGKGRPGGQIPEVAEPSRKAWNPVTG
- a CDS encoding Chromate resistance protein ChrB, with the translated sequence MPAEPSRHRVAVWRELRRIGALLLGQGVWAVPDVPVFADGIANALAQTKQAGGQALALNAAGRGPEDVARFQALFTAARSADWAEFLADCDKYGAELAREISTAKFTLAELEEEEQSLERLRRWHRDLTARDVFGAPEAAQAGIRLRECAAACEDYAERVFRALHDR
- a CDS encoding MFS transporter, giving the protein MTPPAHAHPAPPRQMWPLYAAGFTTAFGAHGIAANLGGFSDDAVTSLLVLGGLLALYDGAEVLLKPLFGSLADRIGARPVLLGGLVAFALASALYAVADSPGWLWAARLGQGAAASAFSPSASALVARLNPAARHGRAFGSYGFYKSIGYTLGPLLGGVLVWAGGLRLLFAVLAALGAAVALWAALAVPVVPPLPKTRQTVLDLARRLADPTFLAPTGALAAATAALSVGVGFLPVTGRAAGLGTLATGAAVSVLAACAALTQPRAGRALDQKRLTTRAGLAAGLAITAAGLAAAMLPGLTGVLAGATLIGVGTGLIMPLGFAALAAGAPTERLGQTMGSAELGRELGDAGGPLLVAAVASLTTLTYGFAALAVLLAAGATLALAHRGGSAPAGPKGDGLTPSVDRLRPSNRRNFLR
- a CDS encoding beta family protein, which gives rise to MAGGLRYVPILLARGGEREALREASRQTRSGMIPMLVAPPVPRDFKTKEPKNTVGKHLDNLLLGIADSWTGPAFVDLRHFRNERSGVGTHLLGAFVDDLAQFGLEPIPTTSLNQTELYNAAVAEVNHRHGLGVCLRLPPDEWPSVDNGARLTKLLALLRVAPGEVDLVLDLGTHVKADPGPLSDAFRSELLGLPFPTGWRSATIAGTAFPSSLSHVPAGLSPIDRTEWAAYRAVVASLPDRPLAFGDYAVANPDADADPPPRWASQKATLRYTSDGQWIIGRSIDLFRGRHGIGKGAVAMSPVAGLLYRSPHFAGREHCPADRWIAGVAEGRATGGNGKTWRRYGTLHHLTTVSEQLAGLFGS
- a CDS encoding MerR family transcriptional regulator — encoded protein: MIGEGLRSGELAAAAGVNPQTLRYYERRGLLAEPERTPGGHRLYPPDAVTLLGVIKAAQRLGFTLDEVADLLDTGRRRHPAGALKERALAKLDEINSRIRDLETIRAALVGVVEAGCDSLTDCTCPDCPLPYIEIARRPPGRSETIPPGPAISPSPAARTRSEP
- a CDS encoding ATP-binding protein; this translates as MKIAFVGKGGSGKTTLSSLVARHLVGQGRAVLALDADINQHLAVALGLDEHLAASIPTLGDHLDLIKDYLRGDNPRIPSAREMVKTTPPGHGSRLLTVTGPSPIHERLSVDANGVRLMVTGAFTEEDLGVACYHSKVGAVELLLNHLIDGPDEHVVVDMTAGADAFASGLFTRFDRTFLVAEPTRKGVAVHEQYRRYAADHGIPISVIGNKIHDERDVAFLRDHVGDDLLVHLEQSAAVRAQEQGSPAGAVALEAANVAALDCIVAAIEGTKRDWDRLHRQMIEFHVKNARSWANDAVGTDLSCQIDPDFRLDARAVLTAAV